The Cynocephalus volans isolate mCynVol1 chromosome 2, mCynVol1.pri, whole genome shotgun sequence genome window below encodes:
- the TAS2R1 gene encoding taste receptor type 2 member 1 has translation MLQLQLIIHLILAVIHCLLGIFANGIIVVANGIDFIKHRKMGALDLLLSCLAISRIFMQLAIFYINLAALHLIKFSALPKHVSIHWFVNESALWFATWLSVFYCAKIATIPHPLFFWLKVRISKLVPWLILASLLYSSLLLASYSKYVQYIPQNLMVSFFFKNATSQIENHLALQVFFFAIGLILPLLIFVTAALLLIFSLGRHTRQMRKTAAGITDSSRRAHISAMLSTLSFLILYVTHYAATVLVSSQAFQFRSFIFQLCILMIGVYPSAHSIILILGNPRLKKNAKKFLLCSKCC, from the coding sequence atgctaCAGTTACAACTTATTATCCATCTCATTTTGGCAGTGATACACTGTCTTCTTGGGATTTTTGCAAATGGCATCATTGTGGTGGCAAATGGAATTGACTTTATCAAGCATAGAAAAATGGGTGCACTGGAtctcctcctttcctgcctgGCAATTTCTAGGATTTTTATGCAGTTGGCCATCTTCTACATTAATCTGGCTGCTCTCCACTTGATAAAATTTTCTGCACTTCCTAAGCATGTTTCAATTCATTGGTTTGTAAATGAATCAGCACTTTGGTTTGCAACGTGGCTCAGCGTTTTCTACTGTGCCAAGATTGCCACCATCCCTCATCCACTCTTCTTCTGGTTGAAGGTGAGGATATCCAAGTTGGTGCCGTGGCTGATCCTGGCGTCTCTGCTGTATTCATCTCTCCTGCTTGCTTCCTATAGCAAATATGTGCAGTATATTCCCCAAAACCTCATGGTAAGCTTTTTCTTCAAAAATGCAACATCTCAAATCGAAAACCATCTTGCtttacaggttttcttttttgccattGGGCTCATATTGCCattactaatttttgttactGCTGCCTTGCTCTTGATTTTTTCCCTTGGGAGACACACCCGGCAGATGAGAAAGACAGCAGCGGGTATCACGGACAGTAGCAGGCGTGCCCACATCAGCGCAATGCTATCCACCCTGTCCTTCCTAATCCTCTACGTAACCCACTATGCAGCGACTGTTTTAGTTTCTTCTCAGGCTTTCCAGTTCAGAAGCTTCATCTTTCAGCTCTGCATATTGATGATTGGTGTATACCCCTCTGCACACTCTATCATCTTAATTTTAGGAAATCCtagactgaaaaaaaatgcaaagaagttCCTCCTCTGCAGTAAGTGCTGTTAG